In one window of Labilithrix sp. DNA:
- a CDS encoding type II toxin-antitoxin system RelE/ParE family toxin translates to MTKPRRSRRKVPVSIEWTERAVADLRAIDDYIAADNPAAAERWVGRLIAKAEAAARLPMAGRVVPEKGRTDIREVFLRTYRIVYRVREDSILVLTHSCR, encoded by the coding sequence ATGACGAAACCGCGACGAAGTAGGCGAAAGGTTCCGGTTTCGATCGAGTGGACGGAGCGCGCCGTCGCCGACTTACGTGCGATCGACGACTACATCGCGGCGGACAATCCGGCGGCGGCCGAACGGTGGGTAGGCAGGCTCATCGCGAAGGCCGAGGCGGCTGCCCGGCTCCCGATGGCCGGGCGCGTCGTGCCCGAGAAGGGACGAACCGACATCCGCGAGGTGTTCCTTCGGACCTACCGGATCGTGTACCGCGTGAGGGAGGACAGCATCCTCGTGCTGACGCACTCGTGCCGATGA
- the lpxA gene encoding acyl-ACP--UDP-N-acetylglucosamine O-acyltransferase — MSRIHPSSIVDRRAELADDVEVGPFCHVQAGVRIGAGTRLLGHVVVQGKTKIGARCTLHPFAVVGGEAQVKKGGEAGGGALEIGDDNVFRESVTVNVSSGAGATRIGAHNLFMAGCHVAHDAVIGSHCVIANAVQLAGHVVLDDWVTFGGLAGVAQLVRVGESAFVAAGAMCERDVPPFAIVQGDRARVRALNVVGLERRGVPADSIAALRRAFRALYTNRASSFESALASLDRSDPHVTTLARWLEAPERSVHPAKRLRPRG, encoded by the coding sequence ATGTCGCGCATCCATCCGAGCTCGATCGTCGATCGCCGCGCGGAGCTCGCGGACGACGTCGAGGTCGGCCCGTTCTGTCACGTCCAGGCGGGGGTCCGCATCGGCGCGGGCACGCGCCTGCTCGGTCACGTCGTCGTCCAGGGCAAGACGAAGATAGGTGCAAGATGCACCCTTCATCCGTTCGCCGTCGTCGGCGGCGAAGCGCAGGTCAAGAAGGGCGGCGAGGCGGGGGGCGGCGCGCTCGAGATCGGCGACGACAACGTGTTCCGCGAGAGCGTGACGGTGAACGTGTCGAGCGGCGCGGGCGCGACGCGCATCGGCGCGCACAACCTGTTCATGGCGGGCTGCCACGTCGCGCACGACGCCGTCATCGGCTCACACTGCGTGATCGCGAACGCGGTCCAGCTCGCCGGCCACGTCGTGCTCGACGACTGGGTCACCTTCGGCGGCCTCGCCGGCGTCGCGCAGCTCGTCCGCGTCGGCGAGAGCGCCTTCGTCGCCGCCGGCGCGATGTGCGAGCGCGACGTCCCGCCGTTCGCGATCGTCCAAGGCGACCGCGCCCGCGTACGTGCGCTCAACGTCGTAGGCCTGGAGCGCCGCGGCGTGCCGGCCGACTCCATCGCCGCCCTCCGCCGCGCATTCCGTGCACTGTACACGAATCGCGCATCGAGCTTCGAGTCCGCGCTCGCGTCCCTCGACCGCTCCGACCCTCACGTCACGACCCTCGCACGCTGGCTCGAGGCGCCGGAGCGAAGCGTCCACCCGGCGAAACGGCTGCGCCCGCGCGGCTGA
- the fabZ gene encoding 3-hydroxyacyl-ACP dehydratase FabZ: protein MSVLSQLPHRAPFRLVDEVTFADGERIEGYRDVRADEPWFAGHFPDNPLLPGVLVIESLAQLGGLLGGAASIRLVAIDKAKLRRPVVPGERLLLSAVLLQRHGGAIKVRAEAKVGESRVAEAELLLAVP from the coding sequence ATGAGCGTCCTCTCGCAATTGCCCCATCGCGCGCCCTTTCGCCTCGTCGACGAGGTGACGTTCGCGGACGGGGAGCGCATCGAGGGCTACCGCGACGTGCGCGCCGACGAGCCGTGGTTCGCGGGGCATTTCCCGGACAATCCGCTGTTGCCTGGCGTGCTCGTGATCGAGTCGCTCGCGCAGCTCGGCGGCCTCCTCGGCGGCGCCGCGTCGATCCGGCTCGTCGCGATCGACAAGGCGAAGCTCCGCCGTCCGGTCGTCCCCGGCGAGCGCCTCCTGCTCTCCGCCGTGCTGCTCCAGAGGCACGGCGGCGCGATCAAGGTGCGCGCGGAGGCGAAGGTCGGCGAGTCGCGCGTCGCCGAGGCGGAGCTCCTCCTGGCCGTGCCCTGA
- a CDS encoding OmpH family outer membrane protein, producing MIRQFFASGVVLASLLFAGVAAADQKVAVVDVQRAVASTEDGLRAQATLKKLFDTKQQELNKKQTDLQRQREDIDKQAKVLPKDALEKRVADWQKQMMELQAIFVEYNKELEKKQKELTDPVFEKVMLIIKRLATNENVDLVVDKATVAYVRGDLDLTDRTIQMYNSSSGPAPAPAAPGPAAPKK from the coding sequence ATGATTCGCCAATTCTTCGCGTCCGGGGTCGTCCTCGCGTCTCTTCTCTTCGCCGGGGTCGCGGCTGCGGACCAGAAGGTCGCCGTCGTGGACGTGCAGCGCGCCGTCGCGAGCACGGAGGACGGCCTCCGCGCTCAGGCCACGCTGAAGAAGCTGTTCGACACGAAGCAGCAGGAGCTGAACAAGAAGCAGACGGATCTCCAGCGCCAGCGCGAGGACATCGACAAGCAGGCGAAGGTGCTGCCGAAGGACGCGCTCGAGAAGCGCGTCGCCGACTGGCAGAAGCAGATGATGGAGCTCCAGGCGATCTTCGTCGAGTACAACAAGGAGCTCGAGAAGAAGCAGAAGGAGCTCACCGATCCGGTCTTCGAGAAGGTGATGCTGATCATCAAGCGCCTCGCGACGAACGAGAACGTCGACCTCGTCGTCGACAAGGCGACCGTCGCGTACGTCCGCGGCGACCTCGATCTCACCGACCGCACGATCCAGATGTACAACTCGAGCTCCGGCCCGGCGCCCGCGCCGGCCGCTCCGGGGCCGGCCGCTCCGAAGAAGTGA